In Halanaerobium praevalens DSM 2228, the DNA window CCAGGTCTTAATTGATGAGTCTGAAAAATATTTACTTCCAGAAGATAACTTTTATGTTAGTGATTTAATAGAAAGTGAAGTTTATTTAAAAACTGGAGAATATCTTGGTAAATTAGTTGATGTTATCTCAAACACAGGAACTGATATTTTTTTGATTGCAGGTCAAAAAAAAGAATATATGATACCTGCTAGTCATGAAATGATTATAGAAATTAAAGTTGAAGCTAAAAAAATTATTGTTGATCCAATTCCAGGAATTTTAGATCTTTAGGAGCTGAATTTATGTTTTTTGATATTTTAACTCTTTTTCCCGAAATGTTTGTAGGACCTTTTAGTGAAAGTATTTTAAAAAGGGCTAGAAAAAAAGACTTAATTGATATTAGAACAATTAATATTCGTGATTTTGCTACAGATAAACACCATAAAACAGATGAGCCACCATATGGTGGTGGAGCTGGTATGGTAATGAAAGCAGAACCGATCTTTAAGGCCTGGCAGGATACTCAAAATAAAAGAGAAGTCAAAACAAAAACAATTTTAATGAGTCCACAGGGAGAAGAACTAAATCAAAAAATCGTTAAAGATCTGAGCCAAGAAAAAGGTTTAACAATAATTTGCGGCCGTTATGAAGGTGTAGACGAAAGAGTGAGAGAAACTATTGTTGACCAGGAACTTTCTATTGGTGATTATGTTTTAACTGGTGGAGAACTGCCAGCAATGGTACTCGTTGACTCAATTTCTAGACTTTTAACTGGTGTTTTAGGAGCTGAGGATTCTTCTAAAAAAGATTCATTTTATAATGGACTTTTAGAACATCCTCATTATACTAGACCACGAGAATTTAAAGGCCTAAAAGTTCCTTCAGTTTTAGTTAGTGGTAATCATCAATTAATTGAGCGCTGGCGTAAAAAAGAATCTTTAAAAAGAACTTTTCTAAGAAGAAAAGATTTGCTGGAAAATAAAGAACTTAGTAATTTAGAACAGGAATTACTTAAAGAAATAAAGCTGGAACTAAAGGGTGAAGTTAATGAGTAAAATTGAGGCAGATATCTATTTGGGTTTAGTCCATAATCCCATTTATAACAAATTGGGCGAAGTTATAACAACAACTGTAACTAATTATGATTTACATGATATCTCAAGGGCTGCAAAGACTTATGATGTCAAAAAATATTATATAATCAATAATTTAAAATCACAGCAGGAATTAGTAGCTAGAGTTAGAGATTACTGGACTGGTGGTCGTGGTGCAGATTATGTTTATAATCGTCATCAGGCTTTTTCTGTTCTCGAAATTGCTTCTGAATTAGAAGAAGTTAAAGCAAAAATAAAGGCAGAAACAGGTCAAGAACCTCTTTTAATAGCTACAGATGCTCGTGAATACCCTAATACTATCTCTTATAAAAATATGAGGCAAGAATTAGAGAAAATTGATCGTCCTTTTTTAATTATTTATGGTACAGGTTATGGGTTAACAGAAGAGATAATTGCTGATTGTGATTATATACTTTATCCTATTTGGGGTAGAGGAGATTTTAATCATCTTTCAGTTAGAAGTGCTGCTTCAATAATTATGGATCGTTTATTAGCTGACCCCTGGTGGGAAGCCTAAAATTTAAAGATTTTTTTGAGAGGAGGTTTATAGATGAATATTATCAATGAAATAGAAAAAGAACAAATTCGTGCTGATATTCCCGAATTTGCTGTTGGAGATACATTAGATCTAAAAGTTCTAATCTCTGAAGGTGGAAAAGAAAGACTACAGCCATTTAAAGGTGTTGTAATTAGAAGAAATGGTGGCGGTTTAAGCGAAACTTTTACTATTCGTAAAATTGCTCATGGTGTAGGAGTGGAAAGAACTTTCCCACTACATACTTCTAAGCTTGAAGAAATTAATGTAGTTCGCCGTGGTGATGTAAGAAAGTCACGTCTTTACTATCTGCGTGATAGAAGAGGTAAAGCTTCAAGAATTAAAGAAAAAAGAGAGCAAAGAAAATAAGTTTAATTTTGAGGTGGGGAATTTCTCCACCTTTTTTCAATATTAGCTTATTTTTTAATTATGCTTAGATTCAGAAAAAGTTTTATTAAAGGAGTTTTAATAATGATACAATGGTATCCTGGCCATATGGCCAAAGCAAAAAGAATATTAAAAGATGATCTCAAAATGGTTGATATTGTAATTGAAGTTGCTGATGCAAGAATTCCCGTAAGTAGTCAAAACCCTGATTTGAAAAAATTGATTAGTAAGCAAACTAAAGTAACTGTTTTAAATAAAAAGGACCTTGCTGATCCTAATTATAACCAAAAATGGCTGCAATATTTTTCAGAAAAGAATTCGGAAGCCGCAGTTTTAATTAATTCTTTAACTGGAGAAGGTGTTAGTGACTTAAAGAGCGTTTTAAATAATACTTATGATCAAATTGCAGCTAAATTAGCTAAAAAAGGGAGAAACCCTCGTCGTTTAAGAGCAATGATTATTGGGATTCCCAATGTTGGCAAATCAGCTTTAATTAATTTATTAGCTGGTTCTAAAATAACTACTATTGGTGATAAACCTGGAGTGACAAGGGGAAGACAGTGGGTTAATGTTGGTCAAAAAATTAGATTACTTGATACTCCTGGTATTTTATGGCCTAAATTTTCAGATGAAGACAAAGCTTATAAATTAGCTTTAACTGGAGCGATTAGTAATGATATTTATGATGCTGAATTAGCTGCTTATAAATTAATTAAATTTATAATTGAAATTAATTCGCAATTATTATTAGACACTTATAATTTAGATTTTTTAGAAGCACATCCTTATGATATTTTAGCTGATATTGCCCGCAAAAGAGGTTGTTTGATGACAGGTGGTAAAGTTGATCGCAATCGAGCTGCAAAAATAATAATTAATGATTTTCAAGCTGCTAAATTAGGTAAAATAACTTTAGAAAAACCTGATAATTTAGAAGTAGGAAATAAAAATGAATAATTCACTAGATTTTGATTTAAATAGAGTAAGTGAGCTAACAATTAAAGAATTAAAAAATAAATGTTCTAATTTAGAGCTAAAGCAAGAGTTAATTAGCGTGATTAAGGTTTTAAAAAAAGATTCCCGCAAAGGGGTTCAAAAAATTGCAGCTAAATTAGAGCGTAAAATTGCTAAAAAAGAAGCCATAGTCACTAAGTGGGAAAAAATGCAGCAGCTTGAAAAAGAGTATAGTCAAAAAGGATATCAAGTAATTATTGGGATTGATGAAGCAGGCCGAGGCCCATTAGCTGGTCCAGTAGTTGCTGCAGCAGTTCTTTTAGATCCTCAAAATAAAATTTATGGTTTAGATGATTCGAAAAAGTTAAATTTAACTAAAAGAGAAAATTTATTTAAGCAGATTAAAGCTAAAGCTAAAGTTGGAATAGGCCAGGCTACAAGTAGTGAAATTGATAAATATAATATTAGAGAAGCTACTTTTACTGCCATGAAAAGGGCAGTAAAAGATCTTTTGCCTAAATTACAAAAACAACCTGATTTATTACTTATCGATGGCAATGCAGTTATTCCTGGACTAACAGTTGAACAAGAATCAATTATTGATGGAGATGCTAAGGTTAATAATATAGCAGCTGCTTCTATAATTGCTAAGGTAAGTAGAGATAAACTTATTTATAAATATGCTGAAGAATTTCCAGAGTATAATTTAGAATCAAATAAGGGTTATGGAACTGCAGAACATATTGCTGCTTTAAAAAAATATGGTTCTACCCCTATTCATCGTAAATCTTTTGCTAGAGTTCCAGATTAAATTTAAAAAATATTAAAAAGGAGGAAAACTAAAATGGATACAAAAAGATTAGCTAGAGGAGCTGCGATTACGGCTTTATACATTGTTATTACTTATTTTTTGGCACCTGTTAGCTTTGGACCAATTCAATTTAGAGCAGCTGAGGCTTTAACTGTTTTACCAATTATTTTTCCAGAAGCTGTTCCAGCTTTATTTTTAGGTGTGCTTTTAGCCAATATAGTAGGTGGTTTAGGTTTAGTTGATATAGTTTGTGGGAGTTTAGTGACTCTGATAGCTGCTTATGTTACTTATAGAAATAGAAATAATATTTTTGCTTATTTGAGTCCTATTTTATTTAATGCTTTTTTAATTAGTATTTATTTACATCTTTTATTTGATCTGCCATATTGGCTAAATGTAATTCAGATTGGCTTAAGTGAAGCAGCAGTAGTTTTAATTTTAGGGGTTCCTTTAATTAAATATTTAAAGAAGCATTTCTGATTTTTCTGCATACCACCTAAAATCAATTGCTTTAATTAAATCACTTTTTGTGATTTCTAAATTTTGATTTAAATCAGCAATAGTTCTAGCTACTCTAAGTAATCTGATATAGCCTCTGACACTAAGTTGTAATTTTTGATAAGCTTGATTTAAGATTGCTTGAGAACTAGATTCTAGCTGACAGTATTGATCTATATCTTTTAACATTAATTGTGAATTGTTTTTTAAAGAAGTATTTTTATATCTTTTTGCCTGCATTTTGCGGGCATTTTTTACTTTTTGATAATAGTCTATTTTTGAATCTGATTTATTATTTTCTAATAGTTCTTCTTTTTTTAAGGGTAAAACTTCAATTTGGAGGTCAATTCTATCTTTAAGTGGACCAGATAATTTTTGTTGATAACGAACAATATCTCGTTCAGAACATCTACATTTTCTATTTTTTACTCCAGCAAAACCACAAGGGCAGGGATTCATGGCTGCTAAGAACTGAAAATTAGCTGGAAAAAAATAGCTCCCCTGCTGACGGACAATTTTTATTCTCTTTTTTTCTAATGGCTCACGCAAATTTGCTAAAACATTATTTTTAAATTCTGGTAACTCGTCTAAAAATAGAACTCCATTATGGGCCATTGAAATTTCCCCAGGACCTGGAATTCTACCTCCTCCAATTAAAGCAGCAGAAGTTATAGAATGGTGTGGAGCTACAAAAGGTCTGTATTTCTTTTCTAAATTAAGTTCTGCTAAGCTATCATTAATACTATATATTGAGGCAGTTTCTAATAATTCTTTTTTAGTTAAAGGTTCTAATAACTTGACTATTGATTCTGCCAAAATTGTTTTACCACAACCAGGAGGACCAATCAAAAGTAAATTATGTCCCCCAGCAGCAGCTGTAATTATTGCATTTTTAGCAGTTTTTTGACCTTTAATTTGATTAAGATCAGGATAATTTGTTGTTTTAGTTTGATTTTTTTTAGTTAGCGGCTTTTTGTTATACTTTTTAGTAAGATTATTAAGCTCATGTAAATGATCTATTAAATATGAATTTATATTTTTTACTAATAGAGATTCTTTTTGATTAGCTTTGGCAATTATAGCTTCTGAATAATTATTTTTTTGAGCAACTAATAACATAGATAAGATACCTCTAACATGATTTAAATTACCATTTAAATTTAATTCTCCTGCAAAAATTTTTTGTTCTTTATTTTCTATTTTAATTTGGCCTGAACATTCTAATAAGACTGCTGCAATTGCTAAATCAAAATGAGAACCATATTTATTTAAGTTGCCTGGGGCTAAATTGATAGTAATTTTTTTAACAGGCCACTCAAAACCTGAATTGATAAGCGCTGACCTTACTCTTTTGGCAGATTCTTGGACAGTTTTTCCAGCTAAACCAACGATTTTAAAGCAAGGTAATCCTCTTGAAATATCAACTTCAACTTTAACCATTTTTGCTTTAACACCATGAATTACTGCGGAATAGACATAAGAATACATTTTAAGACCCCTCTTTTTAATATTTTTAAAAAATAATTTAATTAATAATATTTTTATAATGTTTAAGCTTATCTATTTTTTTAAAATCAGGGTTAATTTTGATTGTAATTAGATCAAAGCGAATGGAAGCTAAATGAATATTTTTTTCTGCAAAATAAAAGATGGCTGCTCTTTTAAGATGAGCAATTTGTTTAGCATGAAGGGAATGAGCTAAGGCAATATAATTTTCAGAGCTTCTACTTTTTACTTCAATAAAAATAGTATAATTATTTTTAGAAGCAATAATATCTATTTCTCCAAATTTATTGCGGTAGTTCCTTTGAATAATATGGTAGTTTTCTTTGATTAAGTATTTAACGGCAATATCTTCACCAAGTTGACCAAGCTTATTATGAAGTGCCATAAAAAAACCTCCTTTATAGAATATATTATATAATTATGTAAAATATTAGAAAATCCTGCATTAAATTTAATTTTTTTAAAATTAATTAAATATTCATAAGATAATTATTTTCTTAGATTTAAAATTAATTGCAGGATTTAAAGGATAATAAAAGAATATATATAAATAAGAAATCAAATAATGTTCTCTTTTTAGGTGCTTCTTTCAATAGAAGATAATAGGGAATCAGGTGTAATTCCTGAACGGGTCCGCCACTGTTAAACAGTAATCAACTAAAACCACTCAATTATTATTGGGGAAGGTTAGCTGCTAAAGCTGTAAAGTCAGGAGACCTGCCTAAAAAGATAACAGCCATCTTCGAGACAGGAATGGTTGTGGGCTTTATTAATTCAAAACCCTCAATTTAATGGCTGAGGGTTTTTTTGTTGTCTAGCCTTATTTTGTCTAGGGTGGCTGTGAGCAAACAAAAACTCAAGGAGGAATAGTTAATGTTTAAAAAGTCGGTTTTAGTTATGCTTGCAGCACTTTTAATTTTTTCAGTTACAGTAAGTGCGCAGGAGGAAGTTTTGGATTTAGAAGAAGTTGTTGTGACAGCAAGTAGGTATGAAGAAAGTATTATGGATACCCCAGTTAGTATTGAGGTTATTGATGAGGAGGAGATAGAAGAAAGCAATGCCCAGAATGTGGCAGAGTTAATTTCTTCTATTGCGGGAGTTCAAATTACAAATTATGGAGGACCAGCTGGTAGTAAAACTATTAATATTAGAGGAAGTGATTCTAATCAAGTATTAGTCTTGATAGATGGACAATCTATTAATACTAAAATGATTGGAGATGTTGACTTAGGTCAAATTTTAATTTCTAATGTAAAAAGAGTTGAAGTTTTAAAGGGTCCTGCTTCTGCTATTTATGGTGCTAACGCGTTGGGTGGAGTAGTTAATATAATAACTAAAAATGGTTCTGATAATGAGGGATTAAAATTAGATTTAGGTATAGGATCTTTTAACACTTATAAAACTGCTTTAAATTATGGTCTAGTTTTTGATAAATCTGAAGTTTTGATAACTGCAGAAACATTAAATTCAGATGGCTTTAGAGACAATCCAGATAATAGTGGTTTAGATCAATATAATATTTCTACAAAAATAAATTATGATTTAAATCAATATGATGAATTTGTTTTTGACATAATATATAATAATTCTGATAAAGAAGTTCCAGGTAAAGATAAAGATGGTTGGAGAACCCCCAATGCTAAACAAGAAGATATAATGGAAAATTATAGAATAACTTATAATAGAGAGAAAGAAAATTATGATTTGAAATCTTTTCTTTATTATAATGATCAGGAGACTAATTATATAAATCCTGATTCTAATACTGATAATATTCATAAAAAGAAAAAGATTGGTTTTGATTTGAGTAACACTTTATTTTATAAAAATAATACTTTAACATATGGATTTGAAATTGTAAATAATGAATTAGATAGTTCTCAATTACCTGAAATTTATGATGCAACTAATAAAGCTGTTTTTTTAGAAAATAGTTATACTAAAATTAATAATTTAAAAATAAATACAGGAATTAGATACGATGATAATGAAGATTATGGTTCAGAAACTAATCCAAGAGTCAGTTTATTATATAGTATAAATAATAATAATAATATATTTGCTTCATATGGAGAGGCATATAGGGCTCCAACTTTTGATGAATTGTATTGGGATGAATCTTGGTTAAAAGGTAATCCAGATTTAGAACCTGAAAAATCTAAAAACTATGAAATAGGTATCAAAAGTAGATTGAATAATAGTAAATTGGAAGTTGTCTTGTTTAAAAATGAAATTGAAAATGAAATTATTGGTTATCCAAATCCTACTTATAAAAATATTAAAGAATCTGAGACAGATGGTTTAGAGCTAAGTTTAAGTAAAAATATAACTGATAACTTAACATTAGGCTACAGTCATACTTACTTAGATAGTAGAAATGTTAAAACTAATAAACTGTTAAAAGATCAATATTATAACGATATTTCTTTAGCTTATAGACCAAAAAACTATTTGGTTAAATTTAATGTAAGTCATGTTGGTGGTCGAGTTGAGGATTTAGATAATTATACAGTTTGTGATTTAAACTTTTCTAAAAATATAAAAGTTACAGAAAGAGATTATAAAGTTAAATTAGCTGTTAATAATCTATTTGATCAGGACTATCAAGTTAATGACGGCTATCCAATGCCCGGCCGTAACTTCATGCTTAATCTAAGCACCAAATTCTAAACAAAAACTAACTACAAGAAAGGATGATGATAATGAAGCATAATAAAATAATATATTTAACAGCCTTCCTCTTATCATTATCCCTTATCCTGCTGCTGGAGGCTAGTTCCTTGAGGCTTCTGGCAGAGGATATAAAACCTAAAGAAAAAAAAGAGGTAGAAATCGAACTATTATTATCTGCTTCTAAAGCTTTTGCTGGTGATTTAGAGTCAGAACAGCAGCAAACAAACGGGCCAGCAGAATCTTCAAAACCGGAAGTAGATAAAAATAGTTCAGCACCTAAAAAAGAAGTAACTACAGAAAAAACTCAAATCGATAAAAAAGTAAAAGAAGAAGTTAAAAAGGTTGAACCAGTTAAAAAAGAGGTTATTGAAACTAAAAAAGTTACAAAGACAGCCAAAAAGCAGGTAAAAACAAAATCTAAACCAAAGCCTAAACAAAATAAAGTTAAAGCAGAGCCAGCTAAAAAAGTGGAAAAAGAAGCAAAAAATGAAGAAATAGAAAAAGAAACTAAAACAGAAGCTCCAGCCTGGCTAAAAGATTCAAAAACTAAAGCAAAAGCTGAGACTAAAGCAAAGAATAGAGAAAAATTTGATTTAGATAATTTTCTAGAAAAAATAGAAAGTGAAAAAGACACTGAAAATAATAATCAGTCAAAATCAACTGCTGCTAAAAGTAAGCAGGAGTCAAAGCAAGCAGCAAATAGCTCTAATTCAGCTGCAGATAGTCAAAAAACTAAAACAGCTAGAGCTCAAACAGCAGAAAGTTCTGAAAATAATAAAGAAACAGCAGATAAGGGGAATTCAAATAAAGTCTATGATTTACGTCAGGGTAACTCAGACAATTTAAAAAAGCCGGGCATCAAAAACTATTCTCAGCCTAAATATCCTGCTAATTTAAGAAAAAGAGATATTGAAGGAAAAGTAATAGTTTCTTTAAGAATCGACAAAAAAGGGCAGGTCCATGACTTAAAAATCAGTCAGAGCTCAGGTTATGAATCATTTGATCAAGCCGCTTTAAAAGCAGTTTCAAATTGGGAATTTAAAGCTGCAGCTAAAGCTGGTAAAAAAGTTGAAGTAATTGTCAATCTTCCCATTCGTTTTAAGTTAAATTAAATGGAGGTCTAATTATGATTACAGAGTTTATCAAAACAGCAGGGGTGGTTGCCTATCCATTACTTTTAGCAGCCTTTGTAATGATTTTTATTATAATTGAAAGATCTATAGTTTTTATTTTAAATTATCGGAGCATTAATAAAGAAAAATATTTAAAGGCAGTTTTAAATTTTGATTCAGAAAAACCAAAAAAAAGTATTTTAGCCAATAAAAAAGGAATTGCAGCCGAAATTTATTATAATTTATTAAAAAGAAAGCCCAAAAATAGAGAAGAATTCAGTTTATATTTAGATGCTGAAGAAGTAGATAAATTACCTGAATTAGAAAAACACTTAGGATTTTTAAACTTTATTGCTCAGGCTGCCCCCACTCTAGGACTTTTAGGTACAGTAAGTGGCATGATCACTACTTTTCAAGTGCTTGGAGTTGGTGGTAATCCAGAGCAGATGGCTTTAGGTATTTCAGAAGCTTTATTTACTACAGCTGCAGGTTTAATAATTTCTCTACCAGCAGCAGCTTTTTACCATTATTTTTATTCTAGGCTTGAAAAACTGCATAATCAGCTTAATAACTTAAGATTAGAAAGTGAATCACTGCTTTTTAAAGAAGAATTGAAGGAGACTCAAAAGAAGGAGTCTGATCAGAATGAAGTATCAGCCTAAAAAAAGAGATTCAGCTCTTAATCTGGCTCCCATGATTGATATTGTTTTTTTGCTTTTAATTTTCTTTTTAGTTTCTTCCACACTACAGGGAGAAGAGTCTCTTTATAAGATTACTGTTCCTAATAGTAATTTAGGTCAAAGTGCAGCTGAACAGAGGATTAGTGTCTTTTTAGATAAAAATAATAAGATATACTTTCAGGAAAAAGAATATAAAAAAGAGCAGATAAAGCAGTTGTTTGCTGTAATTCCAGCTGCTAAAGATAATAAAATTAAAATTTATGCAGACCAGAAAAGTAATTTTGAAGCAATAGTATTTTTAATCGAAGAGTTTAAAGAGAGGGATTATAAAAATATTTCTTTTGCTTTAAGAGAAAAAAATTAAAATATTTATCTTAAAAAGAATAAAGGAATTACTTAGTTTTATGCGAATTATATAAATAAGAGCTTAATAAATATAATATCTTAATTAAGTAAAATGGAGGCGATTTTATGAATAGAAATACAGGCATGTTTTTAGTCTTTTTAGCTTTAATTTTATTATCGGTTTTAGTTGTTAATGGTCTATATTTTAACAGTCCAGTTGTGGAAGCTCCTCAAAATCAAACAGAAAGTGTTAGTCAGCAAAAAGATAATACTAATGATCATATCGCTACTAATTTAAGCATTAATCAAGAACAAGAATATGATCCAGATTTAGTTGAAGTACTTATTGGTTTTGAAAGTCAAAGTAAAGAACAGTCTGAAGCTGTAGAGGAAAACAATCAAACTGTTAGTAAGTTAATGGAAATACTTAAAGCGGCTGATTTAGAAAAAATAGAAACTCAAGGTTTTAGGGTTTATCCTACTAGTAAATATGATAAAGAAAAAGAAGAAAGTATTAGATATTATGTAGTTAATAACCAAATAAAATTTAGTTCTAAAGATTTAGGTGAGTTACCAGTTCTTTTAGCTGATTTACTAGATGCAGGAGCTAATAGAATAATTAATCTCAATTATGATTTAGAAAACAAAGAACAAGTCTTAGAAGAAGTTACTAATTTGGCTTTAAATTCTCTTAAAGAAAAGGCAAATTTTATGGCCACAAATTTAGACAAAGAAAATTATAGAATTAAAGAAATTAACTTAGGTACTCAAAATATATATAGAAGTAATTCACCTATGAAAACTATGCTTAGAAGTGAAACCCTTGATCAGAGTTCTGAGGTTCCCTTAGCTGAACAAAAAGTAAATATTAGAGTTTCTGTATCAGCTAGAATTGAATTATATTAATTAAAAAGCTGAGTGCTTTAAGCACTCAGCTTTTATTATTTATTATTTAGCAAAAAGTCTGCAGCGCTTTTCATATCTAGCTCTGAGGCAACTAAAAATACTTGGTTGCCCGCAAAAATCTCTCTATTACCTCTAGGAACAATATATCGATCTTGAGCTTTATCATAAATACCGGCAATTACACAGTTTTCAGGAAAGTTTTTTTGGCTAACTATATCTGAAATTTTCATTCCTGAAATCCTTGAATCAGAAGGAATGGTCAAAATTGAAACTTCTGCCTTACCATCACCTAAAGAAGCTACTTTACGCACATCTGGCTGCTCAATATCTGTTATAAAACGATCTACAATTAATTCCATAGTTGCCGCAATATTAGTAGCACCAGCCATTTCATAAGCATTTTCATATTCAGGTTCTCTCATTCTAACTAATATTTTTTCTACTCCAAAATTTTTAGCTAAAAGTGAAAAAGATAGATTATCAGCATCATCACGCATTACTGCAATTGCTACATCACATTTTTCTATTCCAGCCTCTTTTAAAATATCAATTCTAGTTGCACTTCCTAAAACAGTTACTGCTCCATAACGACTATATATTTTTTCTGCTACACTTTGTTTTTTTTCAATTACAATTACATCATGTTTTTGGACTAAACTTTTGGTTAAATTCCTCCCAGCAATACCTCCACCAGCAATAATAATATACATCTTTTTACCTCCAATTTATAAAATTAAATTAATTTTTCCAAGCATTTTTGTTAAGTAAAATAATAATGGGAATAATTTCTAGCCTTCCTGCTAGCATTCCAATAATATAGGTTAACTTAATAATTGGGGAAAGGGAAGCCATTTTTTCAACTGAAAAGAAAAAAGGTCCAATATTTCCCATAGCAGAAAACATTCCTGAAAAAGACTGCCAACCATTCAGGTCAGAAAAAATAGAAGTTATAATTCCTCCAATTACAATTAAAATAAGCCAAAATGAAAATAAGCCTGTTAATTTATTAATTTCATCACTTTTAATAATTTTTTTATCTAAAGTAACAGGTAGAACTGCATGATTTGGTAAATATATTTTTTTGATTTCTCTTTTAAATAAGCCACCTAAAATATTTAAACGCATTACTTTGATTCCACCTGATGTTGAACCAACACTACCCCCAATTAACATAAAAACTAGAAATATTTGTCGAGCAGCAGCTGGGAAAAAACTAGAGTTAATATCATGTGTTCCAAATCCAGTTGTAGTAATAATAGAAGTAACTTGGAAAATAGTTTTTCTAAAAACTGCTTCTAACTTAAAATTACCAGCTGTATTTAAACTTATAATTAAAAAACTAATAAAAATTGTAGAATATAAAATTAATTTAATAAAAGTTTTAAACTCACTATTTTTTTTAATGCTCTCAAAATCTTTAGTGAAAAATCTAAAATGAAGTAAGAAATTTACTCCACCTAAAAACATAAAAAATGTTATTACATATTCAATTAGAATATAGTTTTGATAGCCACTGTTGGCAAAATAAGCTATACTAGCATCATAACTAGAAAAGCCACCAGTTGATAAAGTTGTAAAGCTATGAGTTATTGCAT includes these proteins:
- the ylqF gene encoding ribosome biogenesis GTPase YlqF; the protein is MIQWYPGHMAKAKRILKDDLKMVDIVIEVADARIPVSSQNPDLKKLISKQTKVTVLNKKDLADPNYNQKWLQYFSEKNSEAAVLINSLTGEGVSDLKSVLNNTYDQIAAKLAKKGRNPRRLRAMIIGIPNVGKSALINLLAGSKITTIGDKPGVTRGRQWVNVGQKIRLLDTPGILWPKFSDEDKAYKLALTGAISNDIYDAELAAYKLIKFIIEINSQLLLDTYNLDFLEAHPYDILADIARKRGCLMTGGKVDRNRAAKIIINDFQAAKLGKITLEKPDNLEVGNKNE
- the trmD gene encoding tRNA (guanosine(37)-N1)-methyltransferase TrmD, with amino-acid sequence MFFDILTLFPEMFVGPFSESILKRARKKDLIDIRTINIRDFATDKHHKTDEPPYGGGAGMVMKAEPIFKAWQDTQNKREVKTKTILMSPQGEELNQKIVKDLSQEKGLTIICGRYEGVDERVRETIVDQELSIGDYVLTGGELPAMVLVDSISRLLTGVLGAEDSSKKDSFYNGLLEHPHYTRPREFKGLKVPSVLVSGNHQLIERWRKKESLKRTFLRRKDLLENKELSNLEQELLKEIKLELKGEVNE
- a CDS encoding ribonuclease HII, which translates into the protein MNNSLDFDLNRVSELTIKELKNKCSNLELKQELISVIKVLKKDSRKGVQKIAAKLERKIAKKEAIVTKWEKMQQLEKEYSQKGYQVIIGIDEAGRGPLAGPVVAAAVLLDPQNKIYGLDDSKKLNLTKRENLFKQIKAKAKVGIGQATSSEIDKYNIREATFTAMKRAVKDLLPKLQKQPDLLLIDGNAVIPGLTVEQESIIDGDAKVNNIAAASIIAKVSRDKLIYKYAEEFPEYNLESNKGYGTAEHIAALKKYGSTPIHRKSFARVPD
- the rimM gene encoding ribosome maturation factor RimM (Essential for efficient processing of 16S rRNA); translation: MSDNYLEIGIITRFQGNKGEVRVKATTDIPERFFDLESVYLKRRDNLKELEIDYIRFQKQFVIIKFFSINSIDEAEELKNYQVLIDESEKYLLPEDNFYVSDLIESEVYLKTGEYLGKLVDVISNTGTDIFLIAGQKKEYMIPASHEMIIEIKVEAKKIIVDPIPGILDL
- a CDS encoding YraN family protein: MALHNKLGQLGEDIAVKYLIKENYHIIQRNYRNKFGEIDIIASKNNYTIFIEVKSRSSENYIALAHSLHAKQIAHLKRAAIFYFAEKNIHLASIRFDLITIKINPDFKKIDKLKHYKNIIN
- a CDS encoding RNA methyltransferase, which codes for MSKIEADIYLGLVHNPIYNKLGEVITTTVTNYDLHDISRAAKTYDVKKYYIINNLKSQQELVARVRDYWTGGRGADYVYNRHQAFSVLEIASELEEVKAKIKAETGQEPLLIATDAREYPNTISYKNMRQELEKIDRPFLIIYGTGYGLTEEIIADCDYILYPIWGRGDFNHLSVRSAASIIMDRLLADPWWEA
- a CDS encoding YifB family Mg chelatase-like AAA ATPase gives rise to the protein MYSYVYSAVIHGVKAKMVKVEVDISRGLPCFKIVGLAGKTVQESAKRVRSALINSGFEWPVKKITINLAPGNLNKYGSHFDLAIAAVLLECSGQIKIENKEQKIFAGELNLNGNLNHVRGILSMLLVAQKNNYSEAIIAKANQKESLLVKNINSYLIDHLHELNNLTKKYNKKPLTKKNQTKTTNYPDLNQIKGQKTAKNAIITAAAGGHNLLLIGPPGCGKTILAESIVKLLEPLTKKELLETASIYSINDSLAELNLEKKYRPFVAPHHSITSAALIGGGRIPGPGEISMAHNGVLFLDELPEFKNNVLANLREPLEKKRIKIVRQQGSYFFPANFQFLAAMNPCPCGFAGVKNRKCRCSERDIVRYQQKLSGPLKDRIDLQIEVLPLKKEELLENNKSDSKIDYYQKVKNARKMQAKRYKNTSLKNNSQLMLKDIDQYCQLESSSQAILNQAYQKLQLSVRGYIRLLRVARTIADLNQNLEITKSDLIKAIDFRWYAEKSEMLL
- a CDS encoding QueT transporter family protein codes for the protein MDTKRLARGAAITALYIVITYFLAPVSFGPIQFRAAEALTVLPIIFPEAVPALFLGVLLANIVGGLGLVDIVCGSLVTLIAAYVTYRNRNNIFAYLSPILFNAFLISIYLHLLFDLPYWLNVIQIGLSEAAVVLILGVPLIKYLKKHF
- the rplS gene encoding 50S ribosomal protein L19, with protein sequence MNIINEIEKEQIRADIPEFAVGDTLDLKVLISEGGKERLQPFKGVVIRRNGGGLSETFTIRKIAHGVGVERTFPLHTSKLEEINVVRRGDVRKSRLYYLRDRRGKASRIKEKREQRK